A section of the Petrimonas sulfuriphila genome encodes:
- a CDS encoding YigZ family protein → MQDTYKTIEQAAEGYVTEKKSKFLSFVFHVESPEEVKGIVDEHRKKYYDARHVCWAYMLGPEREEYRSNDDGEPSGTAGRPILGQINSYGLTNVLIIVIRYFGGTLLGTGGLIKAYKEAAEDAVRNAVIVEKTIDRTLTVRFEYVLLNDVMRTLKQFEEVSWEQNFKESCTMKLRIRKSEFQRLHDSLSQIYGVKIEKE, encoded by the coding sequence ATGCAAGACACTTATAAAACTATCGAACAGGCGGCCGAAGGTTATGTCACCGAGAAAAAAAGCAAATTCCTTTCGTTTGTTTTTCACGTGGAATCGCCTGAGGAGGTAAAAGGAATTGTGGATGAGCACCGCAAAAAATATTACGATGCACGGCACGTTTGCTGGGCGTATATGCTGGGGCCGGAAAGGGAGGAGTACCGCTCAAACGACGACGGCGAACCTTCCGGAACCGCGGGGAGGCCTATACTGGGACAAATAAATTCGTACGGACTTACCAACGTCTTAATCATCGTTATCCGCTATTTCGGCGGAACGCTCCTGGGTACGGGCGGACTGATCAAAGCCTACAAGGAAGCGGCGGAAGATGCCGTCAGAAATGCGGTAATTGTTGAGAAGACAATCGACCGGACTCTTACCGTCCGTTTCGAATATGTGTTGCTTAACGACGTGATGCGTACCCTGAAGCAATTTGAAGAGGTTTCTTGGGAACAGAACTTCAAAGAGAGCTGTACGATGAAGCTCCGCATCCGGAAGTCGGAATTCCAACGGTTACACGATAGCCTTTCACAAATTTATGGCGTAAAAATTGAAAAAGAGTGA
- a CDS encoding RagB/SusD family nutrient uptake outer membrane protein, with product MRKIKFLLINIIIATSCNYLDIVPDNMATIDHAFNMRTAAEKFLFTCYSYVPRNGVFELNVANAAGDEFWLPAGQNYASWQIARGYQNSVDPYMGFWRATNGGIDLYEGIRQCNIFLENIGSVRDMDDYEKERWIGEVKFLKAYYHFYLLRMYGPIPLIKVNVPVNADGEEVFPVRSPVDECFDYIVELLDEALEYLPEQINNEITELGRITKATGLSAKAIVLTYAASPFFNGNNDYLNFKNKKGEELFNSTEEVSKWEKAAEACKEAINFCELTGHKLYTFSPEFFRYNISESTQIELSIRNSICEKWNSEIIWGNTNSRAGTLQAGSTPRGLDPIYVSNALTRGFYAPTLKIAEMFYSENGVPINEDKTYDYAGRYSLKMGDSNSRIYIREYYKTAGLHFNREPRFYASLGFDGGIWYGQGRFDDSNPERLLYVSSKKGEPASPVNQLFYSVTGYWPKKLVNFNNVIGINTYTIEQYPWPEIRLANLYLLYAEALNEINGPSEDVYHWINLIRDRAGLKTVEESWENYSSNPTKYQSQTGLREIIHRERLIELVFEGQRYWDLRRWKKCITELNKPIMGWDIAQEEALYYYRPKVVFNQKFTTRDYLWPINDNELLSNKNINQNPGW from the coding sequence ATGAGAAAGATTAAATTTTTACTGATAAACATAATAATTGCAACAAGTTGTAATTATCTGGATATAGTACCTGATAATATGGCCACAATCGATCACGCATTTAATATGCGCACTGCAGCTGAAAAATTCCTGTTTACCTGCTATTCCTATGTGCCACGCAATGGCGTTTTTGAATTAAATGTAGCCAATGCGGCAGGTGATGAATTTTGGCTTCCGGCAGGGCAAAATTATGCCTCTTGGCAAATTGCCCGTGGCTACCAGAATTCAGTTGATCCATATATGGGATTTTGGCGGGCAACAAATGGGGGAATTGATTTATACGAAGGGATCAGACAATGTAATATATTTTTGGAAAATATTGGGTCAGTTCGTGATATGGATGATTATGAAAAGGAACGCTGGATTGGCGAAGTAAAATTTCTAAAAGCTTATTATCATTTTTACCTACTCAGAATGTATGGACCAATTCCTTTAATTAAAGTAAATGTTCCTGTAAATGCAGACGGAGAGGAGGTCTTTCCCGTTAGATCTCCGGTTGACGAATGTTTCGATTATATTGTCGAACTGCTGGATGAGGCGCTTGAATATCTTCCGGAACAAATCAATAATGAAATAACGGAATTGGGAAGAATTACAAAGGCAACGGGATTATCGGCAAAAGCAATTGTCCTTACCTATGCTGCCAGTCCTTTTTTCAATGGCAACAACGATTATTTGAACTTTAAAAATAAAAAAGGAGAAGAACTTTTTAATTCAACGGAAGAGGTATCAAAATGGGAAAAAGCCGCCGAAGCTTGCAAAGAAGCTATCAATTTCTGCGAATTAACTGGACACAAACTATATACATTTTCACCTGAATTCTTCCGATATAATATTTCCGAGTCAACCCAGATAGAATTAAGCATCCGAAACAGTATCTGCGAGAAATGGAATTCCGAAATTATATGGGGAAATACAAATAGCCGGGCAGGAACTTTACAAGCCGGATCAACACCTCGGGGATTGGATCCAATTTATGTTTCAAATGCACTTACAAGAGGCTTTTATGCTCCTACTCTTAAAATTGCCGAGATGTTTTATAGCGAAAATGGTGTACCTATTAATGAAGACAAAACATATGATTATGCTGGAAGATATTCGCTTAAGATGGGGGATTCAAATTCTCGAATCTACATACGTGAATATTATAAAACTGCTGGCTTGCATTTTAACAGGGAACCTCGTTTTTATGCATCATTAGGTTTCGATGGAGGTATATGGTATGGGCAGGGTCGTTTTGATGACAGTAATCCTGAAAGGCTTTTATATGTTTCAAGTAAAAAAGGAGAACCTGCATCACCTGTAAACCAACTCTTTTATTCAGTAACCGGTTATTGGCCTAAAAAATTGGTGAATTTCAACAATGTAATCGGAATAAACACTTATACCATTGAACAGTATCCCTGGCCGGAAATTCGTTTGGCCAACCTTTACCTGTTATATGCCGAAGCCCTGAATGAAATAAATGGACCTAGTGAAGATGTTTACCATTGGATAAACCTTATAAGAGATAGAGCAGGACTTAAAACTGTTGAAGAATCTTGGGAGAATTATTCTTCCAATCCTACAAAATATCAATCGCAGACAGGATTACGAGAAATCATACACCGCGAACGGCTGATTGAGCTTGTGTTTGAAGGCCAACGCTATTGGGATCTTCGTCGTTGGAAAAAATGCATTACGGAACTGAACAAACCCATCATGGGATGGGATATAGCTCAAGAAGAGGCATTATATTACTATCGCCCTAAAGTTGTTTTTAACCAGAAATTTACAACAAGGGATTATTTATGGCCAATCAATGATAATGAGTTGCTTTCAAATAAAAACATTAATCAAAATCCTGGTTGGTAA
- a CDS encoding chromate transporter, translating to MKPIFKQYWELFLVFFKIGAFTFGGGYAMVPLIRNEVVKKKNWLDDEEFMDMLAIAQSMPGPIALNTSLFVGNKRMGFKGSLFSGLGIILPSFLVILLIAIFFVQFKDNPVVERIFKGIRPAVVALIAAPLLGLGRSARISLKNVWIPVAVALSVSLAGVSPVYIVLAAILLGILHFAHVKRKIKS from the coding sequence ATGAAACCTATCTTTAAACAATACTGGGAATTGTTTCTGGTTTTTTTTAAAATCGGAGCCTTCACCTTTGGTGGCGGCTACGCCATGGTTCCGTTAATCCGGAATGAAGTTGTCAAAAAGAAGAACTGGCTCGATGATGAAGAATTTATGGATATGCTTGCCATTGCTCAATCCATGCCCGGGCCGATTGCACTGAACACTTCCCTGTTTGTAGGAAACAAAAGGATGGGATTTAAGGGAAGTCTGTTTTCAGGATTGGGAATTATCCTGCCTTCGTTTCTGGTTATCCTGCTCATTGCCATTTTCTTTGTACAGTTCAAGGATAATCCGGTTGTGGAACGAATTTTCAAGGGTATCCGGCCGGCTGTAGTAGCATTGATTGCCGCACCGTTGCTGGGCCTGGGAAGATCGGCAAGAATATCGCTGAAGAACGTATGGATTCCGGTGGCGGTAGCTCTTTCGGTATCACTGGCCGGGGTTTCACCAGTTTATATTGTCTTGGCAGCTATTTTGCTGGGGATATTGCATTTCGCTCATGTCAAACGAAAGATCAAAAGCTGA
- a CDS encoding TonB-dependent receptor — MANLQRFNLNEKEKTVKEILDILVQNTPLTYKISNQYIYLNKREKIIEPARQQQRNIVVKGLVLDADGNPLPGVTITVVGSTKGVITDYEGIYSIEVKPTDQLLFSFVGMESQTIQIESRTTINVVLKEKIDELEEVTIVAFGKQKKESVIGSISSIKPTELKIPSSNLTTALAGRVGGIISYQRSGEPGQDNADFFIRGVTTFGYKVDPLILIDNVEVSTIDLARLEVDDIASFSIMKDATSTALYGARGANGVILITTKHGTEGKTKVSFRIENSISTPTKNVELADPVTYMRLANEAVLTRDPLGIIPYSDQKIDQTIAGVNPIMFPVTDWRKALMNDYAMNQRINLNVSGGGKIARYYVAGSFNQENGILKVDKQNNFNSNIDLKIYTLRTNVNVNMTESTEMNVRLSGSFDDYTGPVDGGTSIYRNVMRTNPVFFPPFYPIDEEHKYTNHILFGNYENGNYLNPYADMIKGYKDYSRSNMAAQFELKQNLNFITKGLVIRGMMNTSKYSYFDVSRAYRPFYYQASSWDKQTNSYRLNILNEEEGTEYLNYNPGAKTVSSDFYLESSLNYDRIFHNNHEISSLLVFMMRNKLTGNAADLQESLPYRNVGLSCRTTYSFQNRYYVEFNFGYNGSERFYKSNRYGFFPSFGFAWNISNESFWNSNLAHIISRLKIKGTYGLVGNDAIGSSRFLYLSNVNMDDPGRAAVFGRDYGYFRNGISLSRYSDPNITWETARKTNLGLEMTLFENMEIQVDAYKEHRTNILMPRWSTPATMGLSAIPQANIGEAESKGIDFSVDYNKIINKDFWIQGRANFTYANSKYIVFEEPTYENAPWKSRIGYPIRQQWGYIAERLFVDDKEANNSPRQSFGEYGGGDIKYRDINGDGQITALDQVPIGYPTTPEIVYGFGFSIGYKQIDLSTFFQGLARESFWINVWATSPFIPYYYSDTERKSGLIYQNQLLKAYADNHWSEENRNLYALWPRLSTSSAGINNNSQQSTWFMRDGSFIRLKSIELGYTLPQKIMRKQNTNLRIYFSGTNLLTFSKFKLWDPEMAGNGLGYPIQKVFNIGMNVTF, encoded by the coding sequence ATGGCTAACCTTCAACGTTTTAATTTAAATGAGAAAGAAAAGACTGTAAAAGAAATATTGGATATACTCGTACAGAATACACCTCTCACCTATAAAATTTCAAATCAATATATTTATCTCAATAAAAGAGAAAAAATTATTGAACCTGCCCGTCAACAACAAAGAAATATTGTTGTAAAGGGATTAGTCCTGGATGCAGATGGAAATCCTTTACCTGGTGTTACCATAACTGTTGTAGGTTCCACGAAGGGTGTAATAACAGATTACGAAGGTATTTATTCCATAGAAGTAAAACCAACCGATCAACTGCTATTTTCTTTCGTTGGTATGGAATCCCAGACAATTCAAATAGAAAGTCGAACCACAATTAATGTTGTATTAAAGGAAAAAATTGATGAACTGGAAGAAGTTACCATCGTTGCTTTTGGCAAGCAAAAAAAAGAAAGTGTAATTGGCTCAATATCAAGCATAAAACCAACTGAATTAAAAATACCCAGTAGTAATCTTACTACCGCTCTTGCTGGAAGAGTGGGAGGAATTATTTCATATCAACGAAGTGGCGAGCCGGGACAGGATAATGCTGATTTTTTTATTCGAGGAGTTACAACTTTTGGATATAAAGTAGATCCTTTAATATTAATCGATAATGTAGAAGTTTCCACGATTGATTTGGCACGACTGGAAGTTGATGATATTGCCAGTTTCTCTATTATGAAAGATGCTACTTCAACTGCTCTGTATGGTGCGAGAGGAGCTAATGGTGTAATTTTAATCACTACAAAACATGGAACGGAAGGAAAAACAAAAGTTAGTTTTCGTATTGAAAACTCTATTTCTACCCCCACAAAAAACGTTGAGTTGGCCGATCCGGTGACTTATATGCGTTTGGCAAACGAAGCAGTACTCACAAGGGATCCGTTAGGTATCATACCTTATTCTGATCAAAAAATAGATCAGACAATCGCCGGTGTTAATCCGATTATGTTTCCGGTCACCGATTGGCGGAAAGCCTTGATGAACGATTATGCAATGAATCAACGAATAAACCTCAATGTCAGCGGGGGTGGAAAAATTGCCCGTTATTATGTTGCAGGCTCTTTTAATCAAGAAAATGGTATATTAAAGGTTGACAAGCAAAATAACTTCAACAGCAACATTGATTTAAAAATATATACATTGCGTACGAATGTAAACGTCAACATGACTGAAAGTACAGAAATGAATGTTCGTCTTTCGGGATCTTTTGATGATTATACAGGTCCGGTTGATGGAGGTACCTCCATATACAGAAACGTAATGCGTACTAATCCAGTATTCTTCCCCCCATTTTATCCGATAGATGAAGAACACAAATATACAAATCACATTTTATTTGGAAATTACGAAAATGGAAATTATCTAAATCCTTATGCGGATATGATAAAAGGATACAAAGATTATTCCCGCTCAAATATGGCTGCTCAATTTGAATTAAAGCAGAATTTAAATTTCATAACCAAAGGTCTTGTTATAAGAGGAATGATGAATACCTCCAAGTATTCATACTTTGATGTAAGTCGTGCCTATCGTCCGTTTTATTATCAAGCCAGTTCATGGGACAAGCAAACCAATTCTTATAGATTAAATATATTGAACGAAGAAGAAGGCACAGAATATTTAAACTATAATCCCGGAGCAAAAACAGTGAGTTCCGACTTTTATTTGGAATCTTCCCTGAATTATGACAGAATTTTTCACAACAATCATGAAATAAGTAGTTTGCTTGTATTTATGATGAGAAATAAATTAACCGGAAACGCCGCAGACTTGCAAGAATCCTTACCTTATAGAAATGTCGGTTTATCCTGTAGGACAACTTACTCTTTTCAAAACCGGTATTATGTAGAATTTAATTTCGGGTACAATGGTTCAGAGCGTTTTTATAAGTCTAACAGATATGGATTTTTTCCTTCTTTCGGGTTTGCGTGGAATATTTCCAATGAGTCTTTTTGGAACAGTAATTTGGCCCATATTATTTCTCGTTTAAAAATAAAGGGAACATATGGACTGGTGGGTAATGATGCCATCGGTAGTTCCAGATTTCTCTATTTGTCAAATGTGAATATGGATGATCCGGGCAGAGCAGCAGTATTTGGAAGAGACTACGGATACTTTCGAAATGGAATCTCTCTTTCCCGATACTCTGATCCTAACATTACTTGGGAAACGGCTAGAAAGACCAATCTGGGATTAGAAATGACGTTATTTGAAAATATGGAAATTCAGGTAGATGCTTACAAAGAGCATCGCACCAATATTCTAATGCCTCGTTGGAGCACACCGGCCACAATGGGATTATCAGCCATACCTCAGGCAAACATAGGTGAAGCGGAAAGCAAAGGAATAGATTTCTCTGTCGATTACAATAAAATAATCAATAAGGATTTTTGGATACAAGGTAGAGCAAACTTTACTTATGCCAACAGCAAATATATAGTTTTCGAAGAACCCACTTACGAAAATGCGCCCTGGAAAAGTAGAATAGGATACCCCATAAGACAACAATGGGGATACATCGCTGAACGATTATTTGTGGATGACAAAGAGGCTAATAATTCTCCGAGACAAAGTTTTGGGGAATATGGCGGTGGAGACATTAAATATCGCGACATTAACGGCGATGGCCAAATTACTGCTCTAGATCAAGTTCCTATTGGGTATCCGACAACACCTGAAATAGTATACGGTTTTGGGTTTTCCATAGGCTATAAACAGATTGATTTATCGACTTTTTTTCAAGGTCTTGCCAGAGAGTCTTTTTGGATAAATGTATGGGCAACCTCCCCGTTTATTCCTTATTATTATAGTGATACGGAAAGAAAATCAGGTCTTATCTACCAGAATCAACTCCTAAAAGCATATGCTGACAATCACTGGTCAGAAGAAAACAGAAACTTGTATGCTCTGTGGCCGCGTTTAAGCACAAGCTCTGCAGGTATAAACAATAATTCTCAACAAAGCACTTGGTTTATGCGTGACGGTTCTTTTATTCGGTTAAAATCAATTGAATTAGGTTATACACTTCCTCAGAAAATTATGAGAAAACAAAACACTAACCTTAGAATTTATTTTAGTGGGACAAATTTGCTCACTTTCAGTAAATTCAAATTATGGGATCCTGAAATGGCAGGAAATGGATTAGGATATCCCATTCAGAAAGTTTTCAACATAGGAATGAATGTTACATTTTAA
- the topA gene encoding type I DNA topoisomerase has protein sequence MAKNLVIVESPAKAKTIEKFLGSDFKVMSSYGHIRDLKKKDFSIDIDNNFEPIYEIPADKKKVVTELKASAKNAETVWLASDEDREGEAISWHLYDVLDLKNKDTKRIVFHEITKPAIQEAVKNPREINRNLVDAQQARRVLDRIVGFELSPVLWRKIKPALSAGRVQSVAVRLIVEREREIQNFKTEAAYRVVALFIKEENGQQYEIKAEYNKRLKTKEEALALLEKLKTSVFSVGDVTTKPARKSPAPPFTTSTLQQEASRKLGFSVAQTMMVAQRLYESGRITYMRTDSFNLSALAINTAKAEIIGQYGENYLKIRKYTTKSKGAQEAHEAIRPTYINEHEAGGTAQEKRLYDLIWKRTIASQMADAELERTVATIDISNAEGKFVATGEVIKFDGFLRVYLEGTDEENGENEEGLLPPMKVKEVLPMQETIATERFTQRPPRYTEASLVRKMEELGIGRPSTYAPTISTIQNREYVEKKTVDGVERLYNILTLKNGKIKDTDKKETAGTDKNKLVPTDIGTVVNDFLVEFFPKIVDYHFTANVEKDFDTIAEGKRQWNSAIKDFYKVFHPIVEETMEMRMEHKAGERVLGQDPKTGRQVSVKIGRYGPLVQVGTPDEEEKPLFASLQKTQSIETITLEEALRLFDLPRSLGEFREKEMTVGVGRFGPYIRHNNKFVSLPKGVDPLKITAQEAVELIEAKEKKDREKIIKTFTEDPELQVLNGRYGPYIAYNKKNFKIPKSQKPEELTFEQCKGIIDDGTQKTDSTKEAPQKKSKTAKTPAKKTKK, from the coding sequence ATGGCAAAGAATTTGGTTATCGTTGAGTCGCCTGCAAAGGCAAAAACTATTGAGAAATTCCTGGGCAGCGATTTTAAAGTGATGTCGAGTTACGGACACATCCGTGATCTCAAGAAAAAAGATTTTAGCATTGATATAGACAATAATTTCGAACCCATTTACGAGATCCCGGCAGATAAGAAAAAGGTTGTGACGGAGTTGAAAGCTTCCGCTAAAAACGCAGAAACTGTCTGGCTCGCATCTGATGAAGACCGTGAAGGAGAAGCCATATCCTGGCATTTATACGATGTGTTGGATTTGAAAAATAAAGACACTAAACGGATTGTTTTTCACGAAATAACCAAGCCTGCCATCCAGGAAGCCGTAAAAAATCCCCGGGAGATAAACCGAAATTTAGTCGATGCCCAGCAGGCACGACGCGTATTGGACAGGATTGTCGGGTTTGAACTTTCACCCGTTTTATGGCGAAAAATAAAACCCGCACTTTCTGCGGGAAGGGTCCAGTCGGTGGCTGTAAGGCTTATTGTTGAACGTGAGCGCGAAATCCAGAACTTCAAGACAGAGGCTGCCTACCGTGTTGTGGCCTTGTTTATCAAGGAAGAAAACGGACAACAATACGAGATAAAAGCCGAATACAACAAACGGTTGAAAACAAAGGAGGAGGCATTGGCCTTGCTGGAAAAACTAAAAACTTCGGTTTTCAGCGTGGGAGATGTTACTACCAAGCCGGCCAGGAAATCGCCTGCGCCACCGTTCACCACATCTACCCTTCAACAGGAAGCATCCCGAAAACTTGGTTTTTCCGTGGCACAGACGATGATGGTGGCACAACGCTTATACGAATCGGGAAGGATAACCTATATGAGGACCGACTCCTTTAATTTGTCGGCCCTTGCCATAAACACCGCCAAGGCCGAGATCATCGGGCAGTACGGGGAGAATTACCTGAAAATCAGAAAATATACAACGAAATCCAAAGGTGCACAGGAAGCACACGAAGCCATCCGGCCGACTTACATCAACGAGCATGAAGCGGGGGGGACTGCCCAGGAAAAGCGTTTGTACGATTTGATCTGGAAACGCACCATCGCTTCGCAGATGGCAGATGCCGAGTTGGAAAGGACGGTGGCCACCATAGATATATCCAATGCCGAAGGAAAATTTGTTGCCACGGGAGAAGTAATCAAATTTGATGGGTTCTTGCGTGTTTACCTGGAAGGTACCGACGAGGAAAACGGTGAAAATGAAGAAGGGTTACTCCCCCCGATGAAGGTGAAAGAGGTGTTGCCTATGCAGGAAACGATTGCCACGGAACGCTTTACACAACGTCCACCAAGGTATACCGAAGCTTCGCTGGTACGCAAAATGGAAGAATTGGGGATAGGCCGTCCATCAACATACGCACCCACCATTTCAACCATTCAGAATCGTGAGTATGTTGAAAAGAAAACCGTGGACGGTGTAGAAAGGTTGTACAACATCCTTACCCTGAAAAACGGAAAAATAAAGGATACCGATAAAAAGGAAACGGCAGGAACCGATAAAAATAAATTGGTGCCCACCGATATAGGCACGGTGGTGAATGACTTCCTGGTGGAGTTTTTTCCGAAAATTGTGGATTACCATTTCACCGCGAACGTTGAAAAAGATTTTGACACAATTGCTGAAGGTAAACGTCAGTGGAACAGCGCTATAAAAGATTTCTATAAAGTGTTTCATCCGATTGTGGAAGAGACCATGGAGATGAGGATGGAGCACAAGGCCGGCGAACGGGTGCTGGGACAAGACCCTAAAACGGGGCGTCAGGTATCGGTTAAAATAGGCAGGTATGGCCCGTTGGTGCAGGTCGGTACTCCTGATGAAGAAGAAAAACCGTTGTTCGCTTCTTTGCAAAAGACGCAGTCGATAGAAACCATAACGCTGGAGGAGGCACTCCGGTTGTTTGACTTGCCCCGTTCGCTCGGTGAGTTTCGTGAAAAAGAGATGACCGTTGGTGTAGGCCGCTTCGGACCCTATATCCGTCACAATAATAAATTTGTTTCATTGCCTAAAGGTGTTGATCCCTTGAAGATTACCGCCCAAGAAGCGGTTGAGCTGATTGAAGCCAAGGAGAAAAAGGACAGGGAGAAAATCATTAAAACGTTTACGGAAGATCCGGAATTACAGGTTCTAAACGGTAGATACGGCCCCTATATTGCTTACAACAAGAAAAATTTTAAAATTCCGAAATCGCAAAAACCCGAAGAATTGACATTTGAACAATGCAAAGGGATTATTGACGACGGGACGCAAAAAACCGATTCTACCAAAGAGGCTCCCCAAAAAAAATCTAAAACGGCTAAAACTCCGGCAAAAAAAACGAAGAAATAA
- a CDS encoding chromate transporter: MELLDVYVSLFAAFLKIGLFGFGGGYAMLPLIQQEVVDTHKWISVADFTDIVAISQTTPGPIAFNSATYIGYSAVTDMGFSTFHGIIGSAVCTLAVSIPSLVIMTVVCAFFARLNNNPWMRASLSVLKPAVIGLIAAAALMLMNNYNFIDYKSWIIFGGVFLASFKKVDPILLIFLSGVAGLIVY, encoded by the coding sequence ATGGAACTTTTGGATGTATATGTATCGTTGTTTGCCGCTTTCCTCAAGATAGGCCTTTTCGGTTTCGGTGGAGGGTATGCTATGCTCCCTCTTATTCAACAGGAAGTAGTGGATACGCACAAGTGGATATCTGTAGCCGATTTTACGGATATTGTCGCTATTTCTCAAACCACCCCCGGGCCTATTGCCTTTAATTCGGCCACATACATCGGTTATTCCGCTGTTACCGACATGGGATTCAGCACTTTTCACGGCATTATCGGATCGGCTGTATGCACACTGGCTGTCAGCATTCCCTCGCTGGTTATTATGACGGTTGTCTGCGCCTTCTTCGCCAGACTAAACAACAATCCTTGGATGCGCGCCTCCCTGTCGGTTCTGAAACCGGCTGTCATCGGATTGATTGCGGCAGCTGCACTGATGTTGATGAACAATTACAATTTCATCGATTACAAGAGTTGGATCATTTTTGGAGGGGTATTCCTGGCTTCCTTTAAAAAAGTAGATCCGATTTTGTTGATCTTCTTATCGGGTGTGGCAGGATTGATCGTATACTGA
- a CDS encoding DUF4974 domain-containing protein, producing MDFNIQEIIIRALQNTISEEEMHFFSEWIHASDENKNLFFDLKDIYDYRTVKFYPDNIELEAGWNRLWEKLQKSQGQGTVASKKQSLLSNRWRIAVAAVFSGLLILGATFLFYQKEKKKVIWVEVRTMPRSHPRTIDLPDGSTIQLNASSFLKYPEKFNKQVREVYLDGEALFKVAKQEGKAFIVYSGKQRINVLGTQFNVMDYSSDAYSITTLISGKVRLETFDAKNNMKSCVEMTPCQQLSFDKDNGQVMLSNVNTDNVTSWTTGVYSFEDMPLEQIVQRLENIYDVTILIPDKISRKEKYTGKFSSKQDINEIIDVINFNGQFNCISHNDTITLQRK from the coding sequence ATGGACTTTAATATACAGGAAATCATCATTCGTGCCTTACAAAACACCATTTCAGAAGAAGAAATGCATTTTTTCTCCGAATGGATTCATGCATCCGATGAAAATAAAAATTTATTTTTCGATCTGAAGGATATCTATGACTACCGAACGGTAAAATTTTATCCCGATAACATTGAACTGGAAGCAGGATGGAATCGTTTATGGGAGAAACTTCAAAAAAGTCAGGGTCAAGGGACAGTTGCTTCAAAGAAACAATCATTACTGTCAAATCGTTGGAGAATAGCCGTAGCCGCTGTTTTTTCCGGGCTATTGATTTTAGGTGCAACCTTTCTCTTCTATCAGAAAGAGAAGAAAAAAGTCATTTGGGTGGAAGTGCGAACTATGCCCCGAAGTCATCCTCGTACCATTGATTTGCCCGATGGTTCAACGATTCAACTAAATGCATCATCCTTTCTTAAATATCCGGAAAAATTCAACAAACAGGTTCGCGAAGTTTATCTTGACGGTGAAGCCTTGTTTAAAGTTGCAAAACAGGAAGGTAAAGCATTCATTGTTTATAGTGGCAAACAACGAATCAACGTATTGGGGACTCAGTTTAACGTGATGGACTATTCCTCTGATGCTTATTCTATTACAACGCTTATAAGCGGAAAAGTACGGCTGGAAACGTTCGATGCAAAAAACAATATGAAAAGCTGCGTGGAGATGACTCCTTGTCAACAATTATCGTTCGATAAAGATAACGGGCAGGTTATGCTTTCCAATGTAAATACAGATAATGTCACTTCGTGGACAACCGGCGTCTATTCGTTTGAAGACATGCCTCTTGAACAGATTGTCCAACGACTGGAAAATATTTACGATGTAACCATTCTGATACCGGATAAAATAAGTCGCAAAGAAAAATATACAGGTAAATTCTCCTCAAAACAGGATATCAATGAGATAATAGATGTTATTAATTTTAACGGGCAATTTAATTGCATTTCGCATAACGATACAATTACACTTCAACGAAAATAA
- a CDS encoding RNA polymerase sigma-70 factor, which yields MREMIPCGNKKQLKKIYLQQAPRLIVFARKFVDYYTAEDIVHDVFLKFCRENPDKFDENGIAPYLFRLVKNACFDHLKHHKVEESYVAKAWTELKMEEIMRHDSYERNLLYNERINAVHDEIKKLPPRCREIFTKAYLEGEKHTNIAEELKISVRTVETQVYKALKIIRDNLTLFLFILFLLF from the coding sequence TTGAGAGAAATGATACCTTGTGGCAATAAAAAACAACTAAAAAAGATTTACTTACAGCAGGCTCCCCGGCTAATAGTTTTTGCCAGAAAGTTTGTCGACTACTACACGGCAGAAGACATTGTACATGATGTCTTCCTTAAATTCTGCCGTGAGAATCCGGATAAATTCGACGAAAATGGAATCGCTCCTTACCTTTTCCGTTTAGTGAAAAATGCCTGTTTTGATCACCTGAAGCACCATAAAGTTGAAGAGTCTTATGTAGCTAAAGCCTGGACAGAACTGAAAATGGAAGAAATAATGCGGCACGATTCGTATGAAAGAAACCTTTTGTATAATGAAAGAATAAATGCTGTTCACGATGAAATAAAGAAACTTCCGCCCAGATGCAGAGAGATTTTTACAAAAGCATACCTTGAAGGAGAAAAACATACCAACATCGCAGAAGAGCTCAAAATTTCCGTGAGAACCGTAGAAACACAAGTTTACAAAGCCTTGAAAATTATTCGTGATAATTTAACACTTTTCCTATTTATTCTTTTTTTGTTATTTTAG